A genomic window from Scophthalmus maximus strain ysfricsl-2021 chromosome 17, ASM2237912v1, whole genome shotgun sequence includes:
- the aoc2 gene encoding retina-specific copper amine oxidase encodes MNSAVKWALILLVLVSIVLNIVLIGINTSRAPKCSTQRVHPLRSKHDDRSLVFADLTREEYLQVQQYMLQQKDLDISSNQITKPSGNFLFLIDLSVPKKADALAYSDGKGRKPVREATVVVFHGAQGYVKEYVVWPLPSPKHHRDVTTERYKTELPINARTVTVGEYALLFKFLETEVLSQLGRLMKESFDVGEDKKLGMFEQMPRGIRSGDRSTWISFFRDLSGMYIHPVGFEVLVNHKSVNEFNWRIERLLYNGQYFDTVVELKQKYESDSVKKIVYKESPDYGSLKPRSKPLQVGPQLFYAEGKRYSVSNNHVLYLDWSFAFGLSSVTGMRVFDVRFKGERIAYELSVQEAMSVYGSATPGMIITKFLDAGIGIGRFAHELVRGVDCPYAATYVDTYRYIDVPAPVRYRNSICIFEHNMGQPLRRHFADFFHNSYGGMVNSALVVRTITAIGNYDYMWDFIFYQTGAVEVKVHATGYISSSYLVEGSQRYGHQVAENVLGNIHTHFISFKVDLDVLGVKNVFQTKDMEFVNVSLPWMPDQYAMVPQLVEKQLKTEQEAALRYNTKTPRYLHIASNKTNRWGHQRSYRLQVYSFTGDHLPESQAEERAMSWARYKVAITKQKDSEQTSSSLYNQNNIWTPAVDFSKYIEDNESIENEDLVAWVTTGFLHIPHSEDIPNTVTVGNGGGVVLRPHNYFDEDPSIHSPDAVYIGPGSENSCDTNRMACLAEEPCSPVLEPFTFHGFDGVMKFEDWA; translated from the exons ATGAACTCTGCAGTGAAATGGGCGCTCATCCTCTTAGTTCTCGTCTCCATCGTTCTCAACATCGTACTTATCGGCATTAACACAAGCAGGGCGCCCAAATGTTCCACTCAGCGCGTCCACCCGCTGCGGAGCAAGCACGACGACCGCAGCCTTGTGTTCGCTGACCTCACCCGGGAAGAGTACTTGCAGGTCCAGCAGTACATGCTCCAACAGAAAGACCTGGACATATCCAGCAACCAGATCACCAAGCCATCGGGAAATTTCTTGTTCTTAATAGACCTCTCTGTGCCAAAGAAAGCGGACGCGCTGGCTTACTCAGACGGCAAAGGTCGCAAGCCGGTGAGAGAGGCGACGGTAGTAGTCTTCCACGGCGCCCAAGGCTACGTCAAGGAGTACGTTGTGTGGCCTCTTCCCAGCCCGAAACACCACAGAGATGTCACCACTGAGAGATACAAGACGGAGCTGCCCATCAACGCGCGGACGGTTACCGTCGGGGAATACGCGTTGCTCTTTAAATTCTTAGAGACCGAGGTCCTTTCTCAGCTGGGGCGTCTCATGAAGGAGAGCTTCGACGTCGGAGAGGACAAGAAGCTGGGCATGTTCGAGCAGATGCCCCGCGGAATCCGATCCGGGGACAGAAGCACTTGGATATCTTTCTTCAGGGATCTGAGCGGGATGTATATTCACCCGGTGGGCTTTGAGGTTCTGGTCAACCACAAGAGCGTAAACGAGTTCAATTGGAGAATTGAGCGCTTGCTTTACAACGGCCAATACTTCGACACAGTGGTGGAGCTTAAGCAGAAATATGAAAGTGACTCTGTCAAGAAAATAGTCTACAAGGAGTCCCCTGACTATGGCTCTCTGAAACCCCGGAGCAAGCCTCTGCAGGTCGGCCCGCAGCTATTTTACGCAGAAGGGAAGCGCTACAGCGTAAGTAACAATCACGTCCTGTACCTGGACTGGAGCTTCGCCTTCGGGCTCAGCTCTGTCACAGGCATGCGGGTGTTTGATGTGCGGTTCAAGGGTGAAAGGATAGCATACGAGCTGAGCGTGCAGGAGGCCATGTCAGTTTATGGCTCCGCGACACCGGGGATGATCATCACCAAGTTTTTAGATGCAGGCATCGGTATAGGGCGCTTCGCGCACGAACTGGTCCGCGGCGTGGATTGTCCATACGCAGCCACCTACGTGGACACTTACCGCTACATCGATGTCCCAGCCCCGGTCAGATATAGGAATTCAATCTGCATTTTTGAGCACAACATGGGTCAGCCCCTGCGGAGGCACTTCGCTGACTTTTTCCATAACAGTTATGGAGGGATGGTGAACAGCGCCCTAGTGGTCAGAACGATCACAGCCATAGGGAACTATGACTACATGTGGGATTTCATCTTCTACCAGACCGGAGCGGTGGAGGTCAAGGTGCACGCCACCGGCTACATCTCCTCTTCTTACCTGGTAGAGGGAAGTCAGAGATACGGGCACCAGGTGGCGGAAAATGTCCTGGGGAACATCCACACCCACTTCATCAGCTTCAAAGTGGACTTGGATGTGTTGG GAGTGAAGAATGTATTCCAGACCAAAGACATGGAGTTTGTTAATGTGTCACTGCCATGGATGCCCGATCAGTACGCTATGGTCCCTCAGCTGGTGGAGAAGCAACTCAAAACAGAGCAG GAGGCGGCTCTGCGTTACAACACCAAGACTCCTCGCTACCTCCACATCGCCAGTAACAAGACCAACCGCTGGGGTCACCAGCGCTCCTACAGGCTGCAGGTGTACAGCTTCACAGGTGACCATCTCCCAGAGAGCCAGGCTGAAGAAAGGGCCATGTCCTGGGCCAG gtaTAAAGTTGCCATCACCAAGCAGAAGGACTCAGAGCAGACCAGCAGCAGTCTGTACAATCAAAACAACATCTGGACTCCAGCTGTCGACTTCAGCAAGTACATTGAAGACAACGAAAGCATTGAAAATGAG GACTTGGTTGCCTGGGTGACCACCGGTTTCCTTCACATCCCACACTCCGAGGACATCCCCAATACAGTAACTGTGGGCAACGGGGGTGGGGTCGTGCTGCGGCCCCACAACTATTTTGACGaggatccatccatccactctcCTGATGCGGTGTACATTGGCCCCGGCAGTGAGAACAGCTGTGACACCAACAGGATGGCCTGCCTTGCTGAAGAGCCCTGCAGCCCAGTACTAGAGCCCTTCACCTTCCATGGCTTTGATGGAGTCATGAAATTTGAGGATTGGGCCtga